A region from the Halichondria panicea chromosome 11, odHalPani1.1, whole genome shotgun sequence genome encodes:
- the LOC135344220 gene encoding lysyl oxidase homolog 2-like isoform X1: protein MGKFFRFSQSCAGGENTLAECKPTNTLENCRTSENNRQGWVKCIPANCTDGSLRLVGRSNIRQGRVEVCQNKRWGTMCYNQALAGHVCSQLGFPSQGAAAKEMSSTGPQINCNIDTNNRLSCRNITDSGLCARGLAVECPSFSETIATSALGAVIGLLVLLEVGTVIAWVACTVTRKRLSSPPKQRVLLQVNESYTDTAPMEPSYSSLGPNYNTVTTSDEGIDDYDVFDHNRPKPKPANPPSVKVEASKSDDEFYNAEEHMYAAIDK from the exons ATGGGAAAGTTCTTCAGGTTCAGTCAATCTTGTGCTGGTGGGGAGAATACATTAGCAGAGTGTAAGCCAACAAACACATTGGAAAACTGTCGCACGAGTGAAAACAACAGACAAGGATGGGTAAAATGCATTCCAG CCAACTGCACTGATGGATCTCTTCGACTGGTGGGTAGATCCAACATAAGACaaggacgagtggaggtgtgtcagAACAAGCGATGGGGTACAATGTGCTACAACCAAGCACTAGCTGGACATGTTTGCTCTCAGCTAGGATTTCCAAGCCAAG GAGCAGCAGCGAAGGAAATGAGTTCAACTGGCCCACAAATTAACTGTAACATCGACACCAACAATAGGTTGAGCTGTAGGAACATCACTGACAGTGGGTTATGTGCTCGAGGTTTAGCTGTTGAGTGTCCATCGTTCAGTGAGACAATAGCTACCAGTGCACTAGGAGCAGTGATTGGACTTCTTGTACTACTAGAAGTAGGGACAGTCATTGCGTGGGTGGCTTGTACTGTCACAAGGAAAAGGCTCTCAAGTCCACCAAAACAAAG AGTTTTATTACAAGTGAATGAGAGCTACACTGACACAGCTCCTATGGAACCGAGCTACAGTTCACTAGGTCCTAACTACAATACTGTGACCACAAGCGATGAAGGAATTGATGACTATGATGTCTTTGATCACAACAGGCCCAAACCAAAACCAGCCAACCCACCATCAGTGAAGGTTGAAGCCAGTAAGAGTGATGACGAGTTCTACAATGCAGAGGAGCATATGTACGCAGCTATTGATAAGTAA
- the LOC135344220 gene encoding lysyl oxidase homolog 2-like isoform X2: protein MGKFFRFSQSCAGGENTLAECKPTNTLENCRTSENNRQGWVKCIPANCTDGSLRLVGRSNIRQGRVEVCQNKRWGTMCYNQALAGHVCSQLGFPSQAAKEMSSTGPQINCNIDTNNRLSCRNITDSGLCARGLAVECPSFSETIATSALGAVIGLLVLLEVGTVIAWVACTVTRKRLSSPPKQRVLLQVNESYTDTAPMEPSYSSLGPNYNTVTTSDEGIDDYDVFDHNRPKPKPANPPSVKVEASKSDDEFYNAEEHMYAAIDK, encoded by the exons ATGGGAAAGTTCTTCAGGTTCAGTCAATCTTGTGCTGGTGGGGAGAATACATTAGCAGAGTGTAAGCCAACAAACACATTGGAAAACTGTCGCACGAGTGAAAACAACAGACAAGGATGGGTAAAATGCATTCCAG CCAACTGCACTGATGGATCTCTTCGACTGGTGGGTAGATCCAACATAAGACaaggacgagtggaggtgtgtcagAACAAGCGATGGGGTACAATGTGCTACAACCAAGCACTAGCTGGACATGTTTGCTCTCAGCTAGGATTTCCAAGCCAAG CAGCGAAGGAAATGAGTTCAACTGGCCCACAAATTAACTGTAACATCGACACCAACAATAGGTTGAGCTGTAGGAACATCACTGACAGTGGGTTATGTGCTCGAGGTTTAGCTGTTGAGTGTCCATCGTTCAGTGAGACAATAGCTACCAGTGCACTAGGAGCAGTGATTGGACTTCTTGTACTACTAGAAGTAGGGACAGTCATTGCGTGGGTGGCTTGTACTGTCACAAGGAAAAGGCTCTCAAGTCCACCAAAACAAAG AGTTTTATTACAAGTGAATGAGAGCTACACTGACACAGCTCCTATGGAACCGAGCTACAGTTCACTAGGTCCTAACTACAATACTGTGACCACAAGCGATGAAGGAATTGATGACTATGATGTCTTTGATCACAACAGGCCCAAACCAAAACCAGCCAACCCACCATCAGTGAAGGTTGAAGCCAGTAAGAGTGATGACGAGTTCTACAATGCAGAGGAGCATATGTACGCAGCTATTGATAAGTAA